In Euphorbia lathyris chromosome 2, ddEupLath1.1, whole genome shotgun sequence, the sequence gttataatgaaaataaagggttgctaataccacttttaaatagttgaggggGCAAATAGGTCGTCCCGTAAATTCAGAGAGCAAAATGACcaaaagtgacaagttcagggggctgcgTATGGTTTATGCTTTTTTTCTGTCCAACACATGAAAATGTGATAAGAATCCGGAAAAAATAGAACCCAACACGTATATTTTATCCAGTTATTTATAAGTGGAATGAAATAACGAGATTCTTGATTAAGAAAAGAACTCCGTTAGTGACATCTcaaaagaatacaaattatGCTCTAAGTAAAACATGTTCATATTCACAATGGTTCTGCAGATAATGACTGAACTTGCTTGTTCACAAATCAAAAGTTCAAATCTGATAATTCTCAACAAAAATCTGAAACAAAATTTGATTACTGTATTTCTAGCGAAGAAGATGTTGAATTGCTGCAACAGCATCACCTTTGTGTTCCCGTAAGGTTCTCTCCGCAACCTTCTTGTCCAACTATGCGCATTCAAAGAAAAGGCGAGTGTCAGGACGGCTAAAACACGTGAACTATAGCGACATTAACATTATGACCCTTAAACTTCATTTCTTTAAGTAAAGATCCTTGAACTAAAACGTAAATTAACGAAATAATGATGACCCGAATAAGTGTGACTACTTCATTGACTCTTTTTTATCAATATAACCATAAACTATGCTAAAATACCTATTTTATCCTCGTATAATTTacacttttattattatattttttactcttttttaTACGCAAGGGCAATATAGGTATTTGGGCGTAATATATGGTGACATGGACGAAACAGAGAGTACATTATGTTGTAAAACGTATACAGGTCATCAGttccttaaattttttttttatggatttttattcatttgaacTTTAATATTGCAGTAATATATAATTCAAGAATTTTAATATGAAGAAATGAAGTTCCGATGCCATAATATTAAATAGCCAATAGTTCAAGGGCCATGGATGCAATTTATCCGAGTTAGAAGCAACAGGACTCAAATAAAATATCAGAAGTGAAAAAGGGGTTGAAAGGGAAACCTCTAGCTCGTTGGCAATTATGTCAACATCGGCAGCATTTATCTTAACAGCAGCCAATTCTTTCTCCCTGCGAAGAACACCATTAGGATGAACCGCATGTACACACACCGAGCAGGTAACAGTAAATAAAAAAGTGATGGGAGGCAGAAACatgtgaaaaaggggaaaatacaCACACAAGAATTTGGTTCTGCCATATTAGGCAACAATCCCACACTAAAAAAAAGCAACATGAGATTTGGATAGCTCTAAACTTGTCCCGCGAAAGTCTAATGACCCCTCCAACTTCGAAAATGAGCAATTAGTTCCTTGAAGTTGTTTAAATTGATATGAGTAGTCTCATAAGTCCTATGTGGCAAAGAAGTGGAGTTATGGACAAGTTGAAACGTGCATCACTTCAAGCAAATTCAGAGCTCATTTTAAGGAACTAATAGGTCATTTTGGGCAATCGGTTTTTATGGCTAACTTAGAGGGTTGTGTATGTATTAGGCCGAGCGTTAATCCATTCAATAATAGGTGATTGAAGTTCACATCATGGGTTCAACTTCTAGGTTATTCCAAGAGATAACAAAAGAAACATAATATATCCCTAGCCCCCTAGGACCTCTATTTGTCCAGAAAAGTAAACTGTCCCCTTGTACTTTGGAAACGCCCTATTTATCCCTAAACGTGCTTAAGGTGACCTATTGACTCtgtaaacttgcttaaagtgatatgcacttcaacttgttcaaaatCTCCCATTGTTCTGCCAAATGGACTTAGGGGAGTCAATAGGCTACTTTAAGCACGTTgaaggggtaaataggacattttcaaagtataaggGGACAATTGACTTTTCTGAACAAGTACAAGGGGCCAGGAATGTATTAAGCCAACATTTTTCCACTAAGTGTTACAGAAAGAAACGCAATTATATCAAACACATAGTGATACTACCCAGTGGAATCTTATGCAACCCCTGCATTTCAATCCGTAACTGAGCAATTAATAAGCTCACTAAAAGCTCAAGTATGTTTAATTTCACTCCATTTAATTGTTGATGAAAGGCTTCTCTCTCGCACAAATCAGTACCAACGTTTCACTATATACTAAAACCTCAAACATTTAACAGTTTTGATCCCAACAATTACTTTAGATTATAGCATTCGTATCATTTTCATTGCTATAATACCCTAAACCCTGAACTCTGCACCAATGACAATAATACGAATGTTGTAATCAAATTAGACCATTGTAATACGACATTGGTGCAAAGTTCAGGGTTTAGGGTATTATAGCAATGAAAATGATACGAATGTTGTAATCAAATTAGACCATTGTAATACGACATTCGTACTATTTTCCTTGCTATAATACCCTAAACCaatgaaaataatacaaatGTTGTAATACCCTGAAGCATTTCTTATTGATACTAATACAACAGTCTAATTTGGTTACAACATTCGTATATAGCAGCATTCATATTATAGCATTTgtacctaaaccctaaaccaatgAAAATAATACGAATGCTGCAATACCCTGAAGCATTTAACTGTTGATACTAATACAGCAGTCTAATTTGATTACAGCATTCGTGCATTTGAAAATTGTAATCAAATACAATAGTCTAATTTCCTAAACCCTAATTAATATCTAAGATAAGTGACGCACAATTGACTTTTAAATGTATATTGGTTGTAGACCAAGGAAGAGAATTTTGGTTCTAAGACACAATTCGAGCTATGTTGCACTGAAATTACTCTTCAGTAGTGTTTCTGTGTATAGTGTCCATTTCCCTTCTGGTTTTGTTTCTGTTTTCTAGCCATGTTCTGGCTATaatttagaaataatgttttccCGTGTGTGTTTCGGTTTCCTTTTCCATGTGCAACATAATTTCTAGTgataaatttaaaacatatacTCCACGTCAAAGAACAATATTGCAGctaaatgaatttaaaaaaaaagaaggaaatgCAAATTGGTACCTCATTCTCATAGCATTCCAATCTGCATCAGCAGATGCAGCAATTGAAGCCATAGCCTATTCAAATAAAAGAACAATCCATAAAAACTCAAT encodes:
- the LOC136220070 gene encoding uncharacterized protein, with translation MEGADEGGIENFVDSKDLQQQSKAFDKLTDRVEDRQLDSTRVQEAMASIAASADADWNAMRMREKELAAVKINAADVDIIANELELDKKVAERTLREHKGDAVAAIQHLLR